In Helianthus annuus cultivar XRQ/B chromosome 8, HanXRQr2.0-SUNRISE, whole genome shotgun sequence, a single genomic region encodes these proteins:
- the LOC110871892 gene encoding heterodimeric geranylgeranyl pyrophosphate synthase small subunit, chloroplastic, with protein MNRNLQSQSGYRENKMVMFATTVTSSSYLHFPKRLLITRQTTIKCSSTTSSISASFDLKTYWSTLREEINQKLDEAIPVKYPAQIYESMRYSVLAEGAKRAPPVMCVAACELLGGNRLAAFPTACALEMVHAASLIHDDLPCMDDDPSRRGQPSNHTVFEMDMAILTADALFPLGFRHIARAVGSTGMAAGQFVDLEGPANAIDFIHEKKYGEMGECSAVCGGLLAGANDEEIQRLRTYGRAVGILYQVVDDLLEAKSSKNKLVAAEKLVKENNKSYVGAYGVEEAMEVAEALRAEAKTALEGFEKYGEKVLPLYSFVDYAADRSFSFADHV; from the exons ATGAACAGAAATCTGCAAAGCCAATCAGGGTATAGAGAAAACAAAATGGTGATGTTCGCAACAACCGTAACTTCATCTTCTTATTTACATTTCCCAAAGAGACTTTTGATTACTCGACAAACAACAATCAAATGTTCTTCGACTACATCATCAATTTCCGCCAGTTTTGACCTTAAAACTTACTGGTCAACCCTGAGAGAAGAAATCAACCAGAAGCTTGATGAAGCTATACCTGTTAAGTACCCCGCTCAGATATACGAATCCATGCGCTATTCTGTTCTTGCGGAAGGAGCTAAACGAGCACCTCCCGTTATGTGTGTTGCTGCCTGTGAGCTCCTTGGTGGTAACCGCCTTGCTGCCTTCCCCACTGCGTGTGCCCTTGAGATG GTGCATGCTGCTTCTTTAATCCATGATGACTTGCCATGCATGGACGATGACCCATCCCGAAGAGGTCAACCATCAAACCACACCGTCTTTGAGATGGACATGGCCATCCTAACTGCCGACGCTTTGTTCCCGCTAGGGTTCCGCCATATTGCACGAGCCGTTGGTTCCACCGGCATGGCTGCTGGTCAGTTTGTGGACCTGGAGGGCCCCGCAAACGCCATAGACTTCATCCACGAAAAGAAGTATGGCGAGATGGGTGAATGCTCTGCCGTTTGTGGAGGACTTCTAGCGGGTGCTAACGATGAGGAGATCCAACGGCTCAGAACATATGGGAGGGCGGTTGGGATCTTGTATCAAGTGGTTGACGATTTGTTGGAAGCGAAATCATCTAAAAACAAATTAGTAGCTGCCGAGAAACTTGTGAAAGAAAATAATAAGAGTTATGTGGGTGCTTATGGCGTCGAGGAGGCGATGGAAGTGGCGGAGGCTCTTAGAGCCGAGGCTAAAACCGCTTTGGAAGGTTTCGAGAAGTATGGCGAGAAGGTGTTACCGTTATACAGTTTTGTCGATTACGCTGCTGATAGAAGTTTTAGCTTCGCTGATCACGTTTGA